In a genomic window of Phycodurus eques isolate BA_2022a chromosome 2, UOR_Pequ_1.1, whole genome shotgun sequence:
- the LOC133397328 gene encoding alpha-protein kinase 3-like isoform X3 gives MVIVVGVCSLRFKRRRSDMGHRCIDWFRKGLRLHDNPALMAALTDCKELYLPSSWIHISTTRHRLFVMRGKPEDIFPQLFSNWKITKLTYDFDTGPYSVSRDQKVAALAKEHSVEVLYKVSHTLYDIDRSTLCSVIAQLTQETQPTFVTTLKSRAVSENCNVKFFCVVTGYPIPQLTWYKDDKQLDRFCGLPKYEIFRNGQNHSLHIYDCTLEDAAIYQASASNSKGIVSCSGVLEVGGMNEYKIHQRYFAKLKQKAEGRGKEADGKENQVPFRTISPERSQRKRRSTMEAFLRAPSSTENKVTEELIPSVGEDSKVRLEEPAEELVEERPTPLTKTSAKTNNESGVGGGIAKTPFVKKKIKICPRDERTPEEMRQASAEELMEVERCRKMAEHQNRAPFGKLSRKKSSEALRSPEGVRKDKESNRKRDEKVFEKNPRMSTRLPSAPETQRPSSRVMQHMADSGAVDGILQSRAALPEQTSDQSPQQETKVRQRNTSVHCEVTQAPTWMSGNNAPVNPEPPPDQRLAVAIARPQRKPPLKQAATREDAQPFFVTPHESSLYRQHHSKGSRQNHMAPQKSELVSSADKQSQAGLVVKSVGGQEVHPNKKVDDSDVRKAVVPNEKIVKRLTVTPVTPKVQQPEHTSDKVPTVTNPIVVSNNGKKEFSLKANSQFQTNKQTKVETACPHSQKTLSLNEQQYRNIQETSKPVSRVISVAELMRAQIMALDSAELSPTKDIPIDLAACPAAADKSQNLGNDQGKSTAQGGKSAPDDIPKNSVGRTSPKEHLVQQNHLGKNKTSEKNLSPCLSSVIDPLSIECNRDVTAFPNAGSSNNFTFVPVNPKEEATQGRKSAPDSIAKNHVGQTSPKEHLKKQSHLRKNSTFQENPSPCPSCVIDPLGTQYSQDVTDIPHAGSSNTYPSVPVNPKEEATTGRKSVPVGIPKNHVDLISQEKTLVNQSQMGKNRTLQEDLHLCPSSVVDPLSTQCSQDVTDIPRVGPSNNYPSVAVNTKEEAPPGRKSVPVGIPKSHIDQISLNETLVNQSHLGKNKTFQEYPRPCPSAVIDPFSIECHGDVTEIAHAGYLNNYTSGPMHPEEKATQGRKSVPDSMPKNCIQQTSPKEQLIKQSQTFQEDTRPCPSSVVVSLSLECNRDLKAIPLAGSQNYYPSVPVIPKEEVIQRHTSRTKTVWTQGKNLGQVEKFLPDIKFNTETQHGTTGNISQTLQVEHNLTNSSLEVLRLPSVLRADTQENTLCFQGQSMVEDIQGNNILPNSSPEATLLPNSSPEATPLIQKRDFDSYLSSATPRELASGARPKILSSKDKPEETKLPPYPHPEKQEVSPPDSTLSTSPLSILSSPKCSRQSPPLLQPNDERNSPVEKRSSIVGRKKITAVTKASSQPPDENIQSEKSEKDRWDPCKAPQVIRKIRSESFPDASGHLKLWCQFFNILTDSTIAWYRNQLEIAQIKRSAADESQVNLAVIQASSKDSGVYKCTITNDYGSDSTDFLLGPDTLSGISLREDHGVGEEIEMAPLMFSKGVADSSVWGNKLFGRVMVHKCCISEGCAHKVWRAKVIYGLEPVFESGHTCIIKAQRHIAYGGKEEHCLTDRNLDFVKENCKIQNLARAYCKIFSAETRVTENFGPPLEVIPVYLMYRPANTIPYATVEADLVGVYQKYVVIDHMGRIEMRMASEVELKCCALQHWIFQWTHGNLLITRLEGVDTKITNIGITVKSTGHQGLQMEGKPEVLEGFVSQHQCNYFCGLLGLRSLKLLDSLTAPAKTKGSRSPSLQRKSQASGSCSPQTSRRAANSPRVPRKAEQDATKNLKDAVEVSL, from the exons ATGGTTATTGTCGTGGGTGTATGCAGTTTGCGCTTTAAAAGACGCCGTTCAG ATATGGGTCACAGGTGCATTGACTGGTTTCGTAAGGGTCTGCGGCTGCACGACAACCCGGCGCTGATGGCCGCTCTAACGGACTGCAAGGAACTCTACCTGCCTTCATCCTGGATCCACATCTCCACGACAAGACACAG GCTGTTTGTCATGAGAGGAAAGCCAGAAGACATTTTCCCCCAACTGTTCAGCAATTGGAAAATAACCAAGCTGACATATGATTTTGACACAGGGCCTTACAGCGTGTCCCGAGACCAGAAGGTGGCTGCTCTAGCCAAAGAACATAGTGTGGAAGTCCTCTACAAAGTGTCCCACACGCTTTATGACATTGAcag GAGCACACTGTGCAGCGTGATAGCTCAACTGACACAGGAAACACAGCCCACCTTTGTGACCACTCTCAAGTCCAGAGCTGTGTCAGAGAACTGCAACGTTAAGTTCTTCTGTGTGGTGACTG GTTATCCTATCCCTCAACTTACTTGGTATAAGGATGATAAACAGTTGGACAGATTCTGCGGCCTtcctaaatatgaaatatttcgCAACGGCCAAAACCATTCCCTGCATATTTACga TTGTACTCTGGAGGACGCAGCCATCTACCAGGCATCGGCCAGTAACAGCAAAGGTATCGTGTCGTGCTCGGGGGTTCTGGAGGTGGGCGGAATGAACGAGTACAAGATCCACCAGCGCTACTTTGCCAAGCTCAAGCAGAAAGCGGAGGGCCGAGGCAAAGAGGCTGACGGCAAGGAGAACCAGGTGCCGTTTCGTACCATCAGCCCGGAACGCTCGCAGAGGAAGCGGCGCTCCACCATGGAGGCCTTCCTGCGTGCGCCCAGCTCCACAGAGAACAAGGTCACTGAGGAGTTAATTCCATCTGTTGGTGAGGATTCAAAGGTGAGGTTGGAGGAACCTGCAGAGGAACTGGTTGAGGAGAGGCCGACACCCTTGACTAAGACTtctgcaaaaacaaataatgaaagCGGAGTTGGAGgtggcattgccaagactcccTTTGTCAAGAAAAAGATCAAGATTTGCCCCAGAGATGAAAGGACGCCTGAGGAGATGAGACAGGCCAGCGCGGAGGAGCTCATGGAAGTGGAACGTTGCAGAAAGATGGCAGAACATCAAAACCGAGCACCTTTTGGAAAATTGTCCAGGAAAAAAAGTTCAGAGGCGCTTCGTTCTCCAGAGGGAGTGAGGAAAGACAAGGAAAGTAACCGCAAACGTGATGAGAAAGTGTTTGAGAAAAATCCTCGCATGTCCACCAGACTTCCGAGTGCCCCAGAAACTCAAAGGCCCTCAAGCCGAGTGATGCAGCACATGGCTGACTCTGGAGCAGTGGATGGGATCCTCCAGAGCAGGGCTGCGTTACCAGAGCAGACCTCAGATCAGTCACCACAACAAGAAACGAAAGTGAGGCAAAGGAACACGTCCGTTCATTGTGAG GTGACACAAGCCCCAACATGGATGAGTGGGAATAATGCACCTGTCAACCCAGAACCTCCGCCTGACCAGCGTTTGGCGGTGGCGATCGCACGACCACAGCGGAAACCTCCACTGAAACAAGCGGCTACAAGAGAGGATGCCCAACCCTTTTTTGTCACACCACATGAATCGTCGCTATACAGACAGCATCATTCCAAGGGATCAAGGCAAAACCACATGGCCCCGCAAAAGTCGGAACTCGTTTCATCTGCAGACAAGCAAAGCCAAGCCGGTTTAGTGGTAAAGTCTGTTGGAGGGCAGGAAGTACACCCTAATAAAAAGGTAGATGACAGTGATGTTAGGAAGGCAGTAGTACCAAATGAAAAGATTGTTAAAAGGCTGACTGTAACCCCTGTTACACCAAAGGTTCAACAACCAGAGCACACAAGCGATAAAGTACCTACTGTCACTAATCCCATTGTTGTGTCTAATAATGGCAAGAAAGAGTTTAGTTTAAAGGCCAACTCGCAGTTCCAGACTAATAAACAGACTAAAGTTGAAACCGCTtgcccacattcccaaaaaactCTCAGCTTAAATGAGCAGCAGTACAGAAACATCCAAGAAACCTCTAAACCTGTGTCCAGGGTTATATCTGTTGCAGAACTTATGAGAGCCCAAATAATGGCTCTTGATTCCGCGGAATTAAGTCCCACTAAAGACATCCCTATAGACTTGGCAGCATGTCCTGCTGCTGCAGACAAATCTCAAAACCTTGGAAATGATCAAGGTAAATCTACGGCTCAAGGAGGGAAGTCAGCACCTGATGACATACCAAAGAATAGTGTTGGTCGAACCTCTCCAAAGGAACATCTTGTACAGCAAAACCATTTGGGAAAGAATAAGACTTCTGAAAAGAATCTTAGTCCCTGTCTTTCATCTGTCATTGATCCCCTCAGCATAGAATGCAATCGAGATGTCACAGCCTTTCCCAATGCAGGTTCTTCAAATAACTTTACTTTTGTTCCGGTGAATCCTAAGGAGGAGGCAACTCAAGGGAGGAAGTCAGCACCTGATAGCATAGCTAAGAATCATGTTGGCCAAACTTCTCCAAAGGAACATCTTAAAAAGCAAAGTCATCTCAGAAAGAATAGTACTTTTCAAGAAAATCCTAGTCCTTGTCCTTCCTGTGTCATTGATCCTCTTGGCACACAATACAGTCAAGATGTCACAGACATTCCCCATGCTGGATCTTCAAATACGTACCCTTCTGTTCCTGTGAATCCTAAGGAGGAGGCAACTACAGGGAGGAAATCAGTACCCGTTGGCATACCTAAGAATCATGTTGATCTAATCTCTCAAGAGAAAACTCTTGTAAACCAAAGTCAAATGGGAAAGAATAGGACTTTGCAAGAAGATCTTCATCTTTGTCCCTCCTCTGTCGTTGATCCTCTTAGCACACAATGCAGTCAAGATGTCACAGACATTCCTCGTGTAGGTCCTTCAAATAACTACCCTTCAGTTGCCGTGAATACTAAGGAGGAGGCACCTCCAGGGAGGAAGTCAGTACCCGTTGGCATACCTAAGAGTCACATTGATCAAATCTCTCTCAACGAAACTCTTGTAaaccaaagtcatctgggaaaGAATAAGACATTTCAAGAATATCCTAGACCTTGTCCTTCCGCTGTCATCGATCCCTTTAGCATAGAATGCCATGGAGACGTAACAGAGATTGCCCATGCAGGTTACTTAAATAACTATACTTCTGGTCCCATGCATCCTGAAGAGAAAGCAACTCAAGGGAGGAAGTCAGTCCCTGATAGCATGCCTAAGAATTGTATTCAACAAACCTCTCCAAAGGAACAGCTTATAAAGCAAAGTCAGACTTTTCAAGAAGATACTCGTCCCTGTCCTTCATCTGTTGTTGTTTCCCTTAGCTTAGAATGCAATCGAGATCTAAAGGCCATTCCCCTTGCAGGTTCTCAAAATTACTACCCTTCTGTTCCCGTTATTCCTAAGGAGGAAGTAATTCAAAGGCATACATCAAGAACCAAAACTGTTTGGACCCAAGGTAAAAACTTGGGACAAGTGGAAAAGTTCTTACCAGATATTAAATTCAACACTGAAACGCAACACGGAACTACTGGAAACATTTCTCAAACACTACAAGTTGAACACAATCTAACCAATTCTTCACTGGAGGTGCTGAGATTGCCCAGTGTCCTTCGTGCAGATACACAAGAAAACACCCTTTGTTTCCAAGGGCAGTCGATGGTTGAAGACATTCAAGGGAATAATATATTACCAAATTCAAGTCCCGAAGCAACTCTATTACCAAATTCAAGTCCCGAAGCAACTCCATTAATTCAGAAAAGAGATTTTGATTCTTATCTTTCTTCTGCAACTCCTCGAGAATTGGCCTCAGGGGCCCGTCCTAAGATCCTTTCTTCCAAGGACAAACCTGAGGAGACCAAATTACCACCTTATCCCCATCCTGAGAAGCAAGAGGTTTCTCCACCAGACAGCACACTTTCCACCAGTCCTCTGTCAATCTTATCATCTCCAAAGTGTTCACGACAgtcacctcctcttcttcagcCCAACGACGAAAGAAATTCTCCTGTAGAGAAGCGATCGTCAATAGTGGGAAGAAAAAAGATAACCGCTGTGACAAAGGCATCAAGCCAACCACCAGATGAGAACATCCAAAGTGAGAAAAGTGAGAAGGACAGATGGGACCCATGCAAAG CTCCTCAAGTTATCCGTAAGATCCGCAGTGAAAGCTTTCCGGATGCCTCAGGACACCTAAAATTATGGTGCCAGTTTTTCAATATTCTCACCGACTCGACCATTGCTTGGTACAGAAATCAACTGGAGATCGCCCAGATTAAGAGAAG TGCGGCAGATGAAAGCCAGGTCAATCTGGCCGTGATTCAAGCATCAAGCAAAGACTCTGGTGTTTACAAATGCACTATCACAAATGACTATGGGAGCGACTCCACTGACTTTCTGCTTGGTCCAGACA CTTTATCAGGGATTTCGCTCCGTGAGGACCATGGTG TTGGAGAAGAGATAGAAATGGCACCCCTGATGTTCAGCAAGGGCGTGGCTGACAGCAGTGTCTGGGGCAACAAATTGTTTGGTCGTGTAATGGTGCACAAATGCTGTATCAGCGAAGGCTGTGCCCACAAGGTCTGGAGGGCTAAAGTCATCTACGGCCTGGAGCCTGTGTTTGAGTCTGGTCACACGTGTATCATCAAAGCACAACGCCACATCGCTTATGGCGGCAAGGAGGAACATTGCCTCACGGACAGGAATTTGGACTTTGTCAAGGAG AACTGTAAGATTCAGAATCTGGCTCGTGCATACTGCAAAATATTTTCTGCGGAGACGAGAGTTACCGAGAACTTTGGGCCTCCTCTCGA GGTCATCCCAGTCTACTTGATGTACCGGCCAGCAAACACAATCCCCTATGCCACGGTGGAGGCTGACCTGGTAGGAGTCTATCAGAAATATGTAGTGATTGACCATATGGGGAGGATCGAGATGAGAATGGCCTCTGAGGTGGAGCTCAAGTGTTGCGCACTGCAGCACTGGATCTTTCAATGGACTCACGGAAATCTGCTCATCACTCGGCTCGAAG gtgttGATACAAAGATCACCAACATTGGAATTACAGTCAAATCTACTGG ACATCAAGGTCTCCAAATGGAAGGCAAGCCTGAAGTGTTGGAGGGTTTTGTCTCACAGCACCAGTGTAACTACTTCTGCGGTCTGCTGGGCCTGAGATCGCTCAAGCTTTTGGACTCTTTAACCGCGCCGGCCAAGACAAAAGGCTCCAGGAGCCCATCACTGCAGCGCAAGAGTCAGGCTTCTGGATCCTGCAGCCCGCAGACTAGCAGGAGAGCAGCAAACAGCCCCCGGGTGCCCAGGAAGGCTGAGCAAGATGCCACAAAGAACCTGAAGGACGCTGTTGAAGTCTCATTGTGA
- the LOC133397328 gene encoding alpha-protein kinase 3-like isoform X2, translating to MGHRCIDWFRKGLRLHDNPALMAALTDCKELYLPSSWIHISTTRHRLFVMRGKPEDIFPQLFSNWKITKLTYDFDTGPYSVSRDQKVAALAKEHSVEVLYKVSHTLYDIDRTFAYFQMGSRRTTSRSQSANGRAGQGNGIVGNSRPGGCSYISNVRPENRSTLCSVIAQLTQETQPTFVTTLKSRAVSENCNVKFFCVVTGYPIPQLTWYKDDKQLDRFCGLPKYEIFRNGQNHSLHIYDCTLEDAAIYQASASNSKGIVSCSGVLEVGGMNEYKIHQRYFAKLKQKAEGRGKEADGKENQVPFRTISPERSQRKRRSTMEAFLRAPSSTENKVTEELIPSVGEDSKVRLEEPAEELVEERPTPLTKTSAKTNNESGVGGGIAKTPFVKKKIKICPRDERTPEEMRQASAEELMEVERCRKMAEHQNRAPFGKLSRKKSSEALRSPEGVRKDKESNRKRDEKVFEKNPRMSTRLPSAPETQRPSSRVMQHMADSGAVDGILQSRAALPEQTSDQSPQQETKVRQRNTSVHCEVTQAPTWMSGNNAPVNPEPPPDQRLAVAIARPQRKPPLKQAATREDAQPFFVTPHESSLYRQHHSKGSRQNHMAPQKSELVSSADKQSQAGLVVKSVGGQEVHPNKKVDDSDVRKAVVPNEKIVKRLTVTPVTPKVQQPEHTSDKVPTVTNPIVVSNNGKKEFSLKANSQFQTNKQTKVETACPHSQKTLSLNEQQYRNIQETSKPVSRVISVAELMRAQIMALDSAELSPTKDIPIDLAACPAAADKSQNLGNDQGKSTAQGGKSAPDDIPKNSVGRTSPKEHLVQQNHLGKNKTSEKNLSPCLSSVIDPLSIECNRDVTAFPNAGSSNNFTFVPVNPKEEATQGRKSAPDSIAKNHVGQTSPKEHLKKQSHLRKNSTFQENPSPCPSCVIDPLGTQYSQDVTDIPHAGSSNTYPSVPVNPKEEATTGRKSVPVGIPKNHVDLISQEKTLVNQSQMGKNRTLQEDLHLCPSSVVDPLSTQCSQDVTDIPRVGPSNNYPSVAVNTKEEAPPGRKSVPVGIPKSHIDQISLNETLVNQSHLGKNKTFQEYPRPCPSAVIDPFSIECHGDVTEIAHAGYLNNYTSGPMHPEEKATQGRKSVPDSMPKNCIQQTSPKEQLIKQSQTFQEDTRPCPSSVVVSLSLECNRDLKAIPLAGSQNYYPSVPVIPKEEVIQRHTSRTKTVWTQGKNLGQVEKFLPDIKFNTETQHGTTGNISQTLQVEHNLTNSSLEVLRLPSVLRADTQENTLCFQGQSMVEDIQGNNILPNSSPEATLLPNSSPEATPLIQKRDFDSYLSSATPRELASGARPKILSSKDKPEETKLPPYPHPEKQEVSPPDSTLSTSPLSILSSPKCSRQSPPLLQPNDERNSPVEKRSSIVGRKKITAVTKASSQPPDENIQSEKSEKDRWDPCKAPQVIRKIRSESFPDASGHLKLWCQFFNILTDSTIAWYRNQLEIAQIKRSAADESQVNLAVIQASSKDSGVYKCTITNDYGSDSTDFLLGPDTLSGISLREDHGVGEEIEMAPLMFSKGVADSSVWGNKLFGRVMVHKCCISEGCAHKVWRAKVIYGLEPVFESGHTCIIKAQRHIAYGGKEEHCLTDRNLDFVKENCKIQNLARAYCKIFSAETRVTENFGPPLEVIPVYLMYRPANTIPYATVEADLVGVYQKYVVIDHMGRIEMRMASEVELKCCALQHWIFQWTHGNLLITRLEGVDTKITNIGITVKSTGHQGLQMEGKPEVLEGFVSQHQCNYFCGLLGLRSLKLLDSLTAPAKTKGSRSPSLQRKSQASGSCSPQTSRRAANSPRVPRKAEQDATKNLKDAVEVSL from the exons ATGGGTCACAGGTGCATTGACTGGTTTCGTAAGGGTCTGCGGCTGCACGACAACCCGGCGCTGATGGCCGCTCTAACGGACTGCAAGGAACTCTACCTGCCTTCATCCTGGATCCACATCTCCACGACAAGACACAG GCTGTTTGTCATGAGAGGAAAGCCAGAAGACATTTTCCCCCAACTGTTCAGCAATTGGAAAATAACCAAGCTGACATATGATTTTGACACAGGGCCTTACAGCGTGTCCCGAGACCAGAAGGTGGCTGCTCTAGCCAAAGAACATAGTGTGGAAGTCCTCTACAAAGTGTCCCACACGCTTTATGACATTGAcag aacTTTTGCATACTTTCAAATGGGTTCACGGCGGACAACGTCACGCTCCCAATCGGCCAATGGAAGAGCCGGCCAAGGGAACGGAATTGTTGGCAATAGCCGGCCTGGAGGCTGCAGCTACATTTCCAACGTCAGGCCAGAGAACAG GAGCACACTGTGCAGCGTGATAGCTCAACTGACACAGGAAACACAGCCCACCTTTGTGACCACTCTCAAGTCCAGAGCTGTGTCAGAGAACTGCAACGTTAAGTTCTTCTGTGTGGTGACTG GTTATCCTATCCCTCAACTTACTTGGTATAAGGATGATAAACAGTTGGACAGATTCTGCGGCCTtcctaaatatgaaatatttcgCAACGGCCAAAACCATTCCCTGCATATTTACga TTGTACTCTGGAGGACGCAGCCATCTACCAGGCATCGGCCAGTAACAGCAAAGGTATCGTGTCGTGCTCGGGGGTTCTGGAGGTGGGCGGAATGAACGAGTACAAGATCCACCAGCGCTACTTTGCCAAGCTCAAGCAGAAAGCGGAGGGCCGAGGCAAAGAGGCTGACGGCAAGGAGAACCAGGTGCCGTTTCGTACCATCAGCCCGGAACGCTCGCAGAGGAAGCGGCGCTCCACCATGGAGGCCTTCCTGCGTGCGCCCAGCTCCACAGAGAACAAGGTCACTGAGGAGTTAATTCCATCTGTTGGTGAGGATTCAAAGGTGAGGTTGGAGGAACCTGCAGAGGAACTGGTTGAGGAGAGGCCGACACCCTTGACTAAGACTtctgcaaaaacaaataatgaaagCGGAGTTGGAGgtggcattgccaagactcccTTTGTCAAGAAAAAGATCAAGATTTGCCCCAGAGATGAAAGGACGCCTGAGGAGATGAGACAGGCCAGCGCGGAGGAGCTCATGGAAGTGGAACGTTGCAGAAAGATGGCAGAACATCAAAACCGAGCACCTTTTGGAAAATTGTCCAGGAAAAAAAGTTCAGAGGCGCTTCGTTCTCCAGAGGGAGTGAGGAAAGACAAGGAAAGTAACCGCAAACGTGATGAGAAAGTGTTTGAGAAAAATCCTCGCATGTCCACCAGACTTCCGAGTGCCCCAGAAACTCAAAGGCCCTCAAGCCGAGTGATGCAGCACATGGCTGACTCTGGAGCAGTGGATGGGATCCTCCAGAGCAGGGCTGCGTTACCAGAGCAGACCTCAGATCAGTCACCACAACAAGAAACGAAAGTGAGGCAAAGGAACACGTCCGTTCATTGTGAG GTGACACAAGCCCCAACATGGATGAGTGGGAATAATGCACCTGTCAACCCAGAACCTCCGCCTGACCAGCGTTTGGCGGTGGCGATCGCACGACCACAGCGGAAACCTCCACTGAAACAAGCGGCTACAAGAGAGGATGCCCAACCCTTTTTTGTCACACCACATGAATCGTCGCTATACAGACAGCATCATTCCAAGGGATCAAGGCAAAACCACATGGCCCCGCAAAAGTCGGAACTCGTTTCATCTGCAGACAAGCAAAGCCAAGCCGGTTTAGTGGTAAAGTCTGTTGGAGGGCAGGAAGTACACCCTAATAAAAAGGTAGATGACAGTGATGTTAGGAAGGCAGTAGTACCAAATGAAAAGATTGTTAAAAGGCTGACTGTAACCCCTGTTACACCAAAGGTTCAACAACCAGAGCACACAAGCGATAAAGTACCTACTGTCACTAATCCCATTGTTGTGTCTAATAATGGCAAGAAAGAGTTTAGTTTAAAGGCCAACTCGCAGTTCCAGACTAATAAACAGACTAAAGTTGAAACCGCTtgcccacattcccaaaaaactCTCAGCTTAAATGAGCAGCAGTACAGAAACATCCAAGAAACCTCTAAACCTGTGTCCAGGGTTATATCTGTTGCAGAACTTATGAGAGCCCAAATAATGGCTCTTGATTCCGCGGAATTAAGTCCCACTAAAGACATCCCTATAGACTTGGCAGCATGTCCTGCTGCTGCAGACAAATCTCAAAACCTTGGAAATGATCAAGGTAAATCTACGGCTCAAGGAGGGAAGTCAGCACCTGATGACATACCAAAGAATAGTGTTGGTCGAACCTCTCCAAAGGAACATCTTGTACAGCAAAACCATTTGGGAAAGAATAAGACTTCTGAAAAGAATCTTAGTCCCTGTCTTTCATCTGTCATTGATCCCCTCAGCATAGAATGCAATCGAGATGTCACAGCCTTTCCCAATGCAGGTTCTTCAAATAACTTTACTTTTGTTCCGGTGAATCCTAAGGAGGAGGCAACTCAAGGGAGGAAGTCAGCACCTGATAGCATAGCTAAGAATCATGTTGGCCAAACTTCTCCAAAGGAACATCTTAAAAAGCAAAGTCATCTCAGAAAGAATAGTACTTTTCAAGAAAATCCTAGTCCTTGTCCTTCCTGTGTCATTGATCCTCTTGGCACACAATACAGTCAAGATGTCACAGACATTCCCCATGCTGGATCTTCAAATACGTACCCTTCTGTTCCTGTGAATCCTAAGGAGGAGGCAACTACAGGGAGGAAATCAGTACCCGTTGGCATACCTAAGAATCATGTTGATCTAATCTCTCAAGAGAAAACTCTTGTAAACCAAAGTCAAATGGGAAAGAATAGGACTTTGCAAGAAGATCTTCATCTTTGTCCCTCCTCTGTCGTTGATCCTCTTAGCACACAATGCAGTCAAGATGTCACAGACATTCCTCGTGTAGGTCCTTCAAATAACTACCCTTCAGTTGCCGTGAATACTAAGGAGGAGGCACCTCCAGGGAGGAAGTCAGTACCCGTTGGCATACCTAAGAGTCACATTGATCAAATCTCTCTCAACGAAACTCTTGTAaaccaaagtcatctgggaaaGAATAAGACATTTCAAGAATATCCTAGACCTTGTCCTTCCGCTGTCATCGATCCCTTTAGCATAGAATGCCATGGAGACGTAACAGAGATTGCCCATGCAGGTTACTTAAATAACTATACTTCTGGTCCCATGCATCCTGAAGAGAAAGCAACTCAAGGGAGGAAGTCAGTCCCTGATAGCATGCCTAAGAATTGTATTCAACAAACCTCTCCAAAGGAACAGCTTATAAAGCAAAGTCAGACTTTTCAAGAAGATACTCGTCCCTGTCCTTCATCTGTTGTTGTTTCCCTTAGCTTAGAATGCAATCGAGATCTAAAGGCCATTCCCCTTGCAGGTTCTCAAAATTACTACCCTTCTGTTCCCGTTATTCCTAAGGAGGAAGTAATTCAAAGGCATACATCAAGAACCAAAACTGTTTGGACCCAAGGTAAAAACTTGGGACAAGTGGAAAAGTTCTTACCAGATATTAAATTCAACACTGAAACGCAACACGGAACTACTGGAAACATTTCTCAAACACTACAAGTTGAACACAATCTAACCAATTCTTCACTGGAGGTGCTGAGATTGCCCAGTGTCCTTCGTGCAGATACACAAGAAAACACCCTTTGTTTCCAAGGGCAGTCGATGGTTGAAGACATTCAAGGGAATAATATATTACCAAATTCAAGTCCCGAAGCAACTCTATTACCAAATTCAAGTCCCGAAGCAACTCCATTAATTCAGAAAAGAGATTTTGATTCTTATCTTTCTTCTGCAACTCCTCGAGAATTGGCCTCAGGGGCCCGTCCTAAGATCCTTTCTTCCAAGGACAAACCTGAGGAGACCAAATTACCACCTTATCCCCATCCTGAGAAGCAAGAGGTTTCTCCACCAGACAGCACACTTTCCACCAGTCCTCTGTCAATCTTATCATCTCCAAAGTGTTCACGACAgtcacctcctcttcttcagcCCAACGACGAAAGAAATTCTCCTGTAGAGAAGCGATCGTCAATAGTGGGAAGAAAAAAGATAACCGCTGTGACAAAGGCATCAAGCCAACCACCAGATGAGAACATCCAAAGTGAGAAAAGTGAGAAGGACAGATGGGACCCATGCAAAG CTCCTCAAGTTATCCGTAAGATCCGCAGTGAAAGCTTTCCGGATGCCTCAGGACACCTAAAATTATGGTGCCAGTTTTTCAATATTCTCACCGACTCGACCATTGCTTGGTACAGAAATCAACTGGAGATCGCCCAGATTAAGAGAAG TGCGGCAGATGAAAGCCAGGTCAATCTGGCCGTGATTCAAGCATCAAGCAAAGACTCTGGTGTTTACAAATGCACTATCACAAATGACTATGGGAGCGACTCCACTGACTTTCTGCTTGGTCCAGACA CTTTATCAGGGATTTCGCTCCGTGAGGACCATGGTG TTGGAGAAGAGATAGAAATGGCACCCCTGATGTTCAGCAAGGGCGTGGCTGACAGCAGTGTCTGGGGCAACAAATTGTTTGGTCGTGTAATGGTGCACAAATGCTGTATCAGCGAAGGCTGTGCCCACAAGGTCTGGAGGGCTAAAGTCATCTACGGCCTGGAGCCTGTGTTTGAGTCTGGTCACACGTGTATCATCAAAGCACAACGCCACATCGCTTATGGCGGCAAGGAGGAACATTGCCTCACGGACAGGAATTTGGACTTTGTCAAGGAG AACTGTAAGATTCAGAATCTGGCTCGTGCATACTGCAAAATATTTTCTGCGGAGACGAGAGTTACCGAGAACTTTGGGCCTCCTCTCGA GGTCATCCCAGTCTACTTGATGTACCGGCCAGCAAACACAATCCCCTATGCCACGGTGGAGGCTGACCTGGTAGGAGTCTATCAGAAATATGTAGTGATTGACCATATGGGGAGGATCGAGATGAGAATGGCCTCTGAGGTGGAGCTCAAGTGTTGCGCACTGCAGCACTGGATCTTTCAATGGACTCACGGAAATCTGCTCATCACTCGGCTCGAAG gtgttGATACAAAGATCACCAACATTGGAATTACAGTCAAATCTACTGG ACATCAAGGTCTCCAAATGGAAGGCAAGCCTGAAGTGTTGGAGGGTTTTGTCTCACAGCACCAGTGTAACTACTTCTGCGGTCTGCTGGGCCTGAGATCGCTCAAGCTTTTGGACTCTTTAACCGCGCCGGCCAAGACAAAAGGCTCCAGGAGCCCATCACTGCAGCGCAAGAGTCAGGCTTCTGGATCCTGCAGCCCGCAGACTAGCAGGAGAGCAGCAAACAGCCCCCGGGTGCCCAGGAAGGCTGAGCAAGATGCCACAAAGAACCTGAAGGACGCTGTTGAAGTCTCATTGTGA